GTGATCACGGCCGTACGCCCCGAGGTGGTGCTGCTCGACGTGCATCTGCCCGGCGGCGGAGGCGTCGAAGTGCTGCGCCGCTGCGCCTCGCTCAGCGCGGACCCCGAACGGCCCGTGCGCTTCCTCGCGTTGTCGGTCTCCGACGCCGCCGAGGACGTGATCGGTGTGATCCGCGGCGGCGCCCGCGGCTACGTCACCAAGACGATCACGGGCACCGACCTGGTCGACTCGATCTTCCGGGTGCAGGAGGGCGACGCGGTCTTCTCGCCGCGCCTCGCGGGCTTCGTACTCGACGCCTTCGCCTCCACCGACGCCCCGCCGGTCGACGAGGACCTCGACCGTCTCACCCAGCGCGAACGCGAGGTGCTGCGCCTGATCGCCCGCGGCTACGCGTACAAGGAGATCGGCAAGCAGCTCTTCATCTCGGTGAAGACGGTCGAGTCCCACGTCTCGGCGGTACTCAGGAAGCTCCAGCTCTCCAACCGCCACGAACTCACCCGGTGGGCGACGGCACGACGGCTGGTGTGAGCGGCAGCGCGGGAAGCGCCCAAGTGGCCTGAGGTGCTGGGCGGTTGGCCCTTGTCCCCCTCAGCCTCCGCAGGGCGCTCAGGCCACTCTCGCCGCGCCCGCGAACGGCATCTGGTCGATCGGCGCGACGCGTACCGGCGCGCCCGGCTTCGGCGCGTGGATCATCTTCCCGTCGCCGATGTACAGGCCGACATGGCTGACGCCGGAGTAGAAGAACACCAGGTCGCCGGGGCGCAGTTGGCCGCGTGAGACCCGCTGTCCGGCGTTGATCTGGGAGTAGGAGGTCCGGGGCAGCGAGACACCCGCCGCGCGGTAGGCGGCCAGGGTGAGCCCGGAGCAGTCGTAGGAGCTGGGGCCGGTCGCGCCCCACACATAGGGCTTGCCGAGGGCGCGGTACGCGTACGCGATCGCGGCGGCGGCCCGGGAGCCGGGCAGCGCCTGCGCCACCGGCGCGGCCACGGGGGCCGACCGCTCGGCGTCGCGGGAGGCGCGCTGTTCCTTCTCCCGCAGGCGGGCGCGTTCGTCGGCGGTGAGCCGGGCGAGCAGGTGCCGGGCCTCGCGGAGCTTGCCCTGCACGGTGCGCTTGTTGCGGGCCAGATCGCGCTCGCGGGTGGTGAGCCGCCCGGCCAGGCGGGCCGACTCGTCCCGCAGCCGGTCGAGTTCGCGCAGTTCACCGCGGGCCTCGGCGAGCGTCGCCGACTGCCGGTCGCCCGCGCGCTCGGCCAGCTCCGCGCCGCGCAGCCAGTGCGCCGGGTCCTCGGACAGCGCGAGCCGCGCCACCGGGCCGAGAGTCCCCTCCCGGTACTGGTCCTTCGCCACCGAACCGAGCGCCGTGCGGGCCGAGTTGAGCCGCTGCGTCCGGCGCGCGGCCTCGTCCTGGAGCCGGTCCAGCGCCTTCCGCGCCTCCTTGGCCTGCTCCTTGGCGCCGTGGTACTTGTCCGCCGCCGCCTCCGCCTCCCGGTAGAGGCTCTCCACCCGGGCCTGCACCCGGTCCGGGTCCCCGGATGGTGCGGCGGCCGCGCTCTGGCCGAGGACTCCGGCCGTCGCCGCCCCGGTGAGGGCGAGCGCGGTGGCGGCGCGGGCGGCGGCCTTGCCGCCCAGCGGGCGGCGGCCGGGTTTTCGGTGGGTCTGCTTGCGGTGCTTGTGCTGCGCGGCCACGAGGGCTCCACGTCCTTCCGTGCGACGGCTCCGTGCGGTCTCCGCCACGGCGTGCGCGGCGGATGCCCGGCCCCGGCGGCGTCCCGTACGGGGGAGCGGACCGCCACCGGAGCCGGGGGCAGGTGTCCGGCGACCGTCCTCGCGGACGGCGGTGAGAGGCCGGACACCTGGGGGAGGACGCTAAACGGCGCGCACAGACGATTAACCCGATGTCCACAAGTGCTCGCACAGGCGGGCATGTTGACCATGTGCGACCGGACGCGGACACCCGGGCCACCGCGTTGGCGCCCCGAGCTGACCGATCGGCGCAAGCGCCGCGCGCCGGGTCCGGGCCGGTGCTACGGCGCCGTCCCGCCCGAGGCCGCCGCGGGGCGGAGGGCTACGCTCC
This is a stretch of genomic DNA from Streptomyces sp. NA04227. It encodes these proteins:
- a CDS encoding response regulator transcription factor — its product is MSEPTGATGPAAQEQPGHGERRVRVVLVDDHRMFRTGVQAEIGETAQTGVEVVGEAADVDQAVTVITAVRPEVVLLDVHLPGGGGVEVLRRCASLSADPERPVRFLALSVSDAAEDVIGVIRGGARGYVTKTITGTDLVDSIFRVQEGDAVFSPRLAGFVLDAFASTDAPPVDEDLDRLTQREREVLRLIARGYAYKEIGKQLFISVKTVESHVSAVLRKLQLSNRHELTRWATARRLV
- a CDS encoding NlpC/P60 family protein — encoded protein: MAAQHKHRKQTHRKPGRRPLGGKAAARAATALALTGAATAGVLGQSAAAAPSGDPDRVQARVESLYREAEAAADKYHGAKEQAKEARKALDRLQDEAARRTQRLNSARTALGSVAKDQYREGTLGPVARLALSEDPAHWLRGAELAERAGDRQSATLAEARGELRELDRLRDESARLAGRLTTRERDLARNKRTVQGKLREARHLLARLTADERARLREKEQRASRDAERSAPVAAPVAQALPGSRAAAAIAYAYRALGKPYVWGATGPSSYDCSGLTLAAYRAAGVSLPRTSYSQINAGQRVSRGQLRPGDLVFFYSGVSHVGLYIGDGKMIHAPKPGAPVRVAPIDQMPFAGAARVA